In the genome of Sulfurimonas autotrophica DSM 16294, the window AAACATAATTCCATTCGTTCATTACACGGTAGATTTTATCTTCAGGATTCTCGATACTTGCATGTTTAACATCATAAGATATTTGACATCCTGCAGAACAGTGCCCGCAGGTTGCAGGAATCTGTTTAAGCTCCCATGCATTTGATTTATACATAAAATGTGTGTCAACCAAAGCACCGACCGGACAAACAGCAGCACACTCTCCACACGAAGTACAATCAAGAACATCCGTACCGTTTGTCAGACCGATAAGTGATTTGTTAAGCTTATTCCACATTGCATAAGCATCTTTTGGCATCTGACCTTTATACTCAGCATTCAGTGCATCTGCGCCGCGAGGAATTGTTTTTAATGAGTTGTCACCTATCATATCTTTACATGTAGTCACACAACGCTCACAAACAATACAAAGACCCGGATCATAATGGAGATGTCCCCAATCATGAGAACTTCTATCTACATCTTTAACAGTATAGTGTTGTGCATCTACACCGATATGCAGTGTATAATTTTGTAATTCACACTCTCCTGACTGATCACAAACACCACATTGAAGTGGATGATTAACATCATATACTTCCATAATCGCACGGCGTTCTTTTTCTATTGTCTCTGTAGAAGTTGTTATGCTCATACCGTCTTTGGCTTTGGCATTACAAGCATATACCTGCTTGCCGTCTGCTTCTACTAAACATATACGACAAGCCAATGTAGGACTACATCTTGTCAAATAACATATTGCAGGGATAAAAATATCATTGGCACGGGCAGCATTTAATAAATACTCACCCTCTTGCGTTTGTACTTCTTTTCCGTCAATATTTATAGTAATTTTACTCATTATACTACTCTCACTATTTTGGATTTTTCAAATCTATATCTGCTGAAATCCTGACCTAAATCAAAGGTAGGATTGAGTGCTATAGTTCCTTTTAGTTCATCATCTAGCTTAAATACTCTCTGCAGAGTCTTTGATGCAAAACTAATTTGGATAACATCACCGTCCGCAATTCGTGCAGCTGCAGCAAATTGCGCCGAACCTCTCAAATTTGTATCTTTTTCCAACTGATGTGCTTTATTTGTAAACTCATTAAACTGCAGCACAGGGTTACAATTGTAAATCACAGTACCGTTAAACTCCGGCAAATCTTCAATCGCTTCTATTTTTGAATCCATTTCACATAATACTTCATCTAAAATATAACCTCTTTTATCTTCACCGTGAGGTGTTAAGAAATTTTCCAAGTCATCAAATGCAATTGATTTAAAACCTTTAGAGGTATCTAGCTCTTTTGTATAATCAATCGTATTTTCTTTGGCTAAGCCCAACGCATTCGCTATATCATTTAAAGTATAACCCTTAAATGAAAGTGCTACATTTAACGGCAGTATCTGGTTGTCAACATTCACAACTGTTCCCTCTACCTGATTAAGTGCCGGCATTGCCAGGTCTGAATCTTTTAATGATGACATTATAAAGTCACCTTCAGCATTATAAGCAACAACATTGCTTATATTTTCATCAACATCAAGTTTACATGTAAGTGCAACACCTGCAGAATTAACTTCTGTTGGAACAATAACTAATGAAAAATCAGTATATTTTTCAATTAAAGCTGCCAGTTTTGCTATATTTTTTGCACGTTTGTGAGCAAAAACATCACTCCCAATCACCAGTACATGATTTCTTGCTCTTTTAAATGACTTTGTCATCAATGTAAGTTCATCATCACCTACATTACTTTCAGCTTCAAGATAGCCTAAGTCTAAATCATCTAAAAATGCTCTTGTCTGTTCATCTACATCACTGTTTTTAAGAAGTTCATTTGCAAGGAGTGCCATAACGCCCTCTTCTGTTCCTACTTCATATTTCATAAACTGCGTTGCAGTATTTTTCATCAAAGTATCTTCAAGCGGATGTGCATAGACAATTTTAGCGCCGTTATGCTGTGAAGCTGTTCGTACGGCATATCGTACCATCGGATTATCAGTTGCTATTCGGGTACCAATTACTATAACAGCATCAGCCTGTTTAACAGCATCCATAGAACCGCTGTGATGCAGTTTCCCGCTCACTGTACTATATGCTGACATAAACTCACCATACAAACGTGCATCTTCATTAAAAAGTTTTATTCCTAACTTCTCTTTAAAAAGCTGTAATATATGTGCTTCTTCATTCGTAATTATAGAAGAAAAACGAATTGCATTTGCATTTTTTATCGCTTCAACAGCCTTTTTAAATGCAACTTCATCTTTACCTGCACGATTTTCAAAATCAAAGCCGAAACGCCCTGCACCGCAGAGTGAATTAAACTCAAAATTATTCTTTACACGGTATATTGAATCATTAGCGTTAATACCGCTATGACGTGTTTCATACTCTAATGCACAACCTGCAGAACAATGCGCACAGGTTGAAGGTACACGTGAAAGTTCCCATGCATTTGCAGTGTATTTAAAATCACTGCTCACAAGTGCACCCACTGGACAAACTGCGATACACTCGCCGCAAAAAGTACAATCAAGCGTCTCAGCATTCTTAGGAATAATAACAGACGAGTATCCACCGAATTTTACCTCAATGGCATCATCTCCTATGACTTCATTACATACATGAACACACTTTTCACACATGATACATAACGCAGGGTCATAATTTATCAGTCCCCAGTCTTGAACTTTTTTAAGCTGGTCGCGTGCTGAAAATTCTTGCTGTGATACATTAAATTCCAGTGTCATATTTTGTAAATCACACTCACCTGATTTATCACACACACCACATTCAAGTGGATGATTTACATCATAGAGTTTCATAATATTTCTACGCTCAACTTCAAGTTCAGCTGAATTTGTTTTGACTTCTATGCCTTCAGTCGGCGGTGTATTACATGAGAGAATAAACCCGTCCACGCCTTCTACTTCTACAGAACATATACGGCAAGATGCACACGGCGTTGTTTTAGAAATGTAACACATAGTAGGAATATAGATGTCATTTTTTCTGGCAGCCTGTAAAATTGTTTCACCTTTGGCTGCACTGACATCTTTGCCGTCAATCTTAAAATTAATAATTTTACTCATTCACAGCCTCCCTTATGCCTGTACCATTGCTATATAATAACAACGCATACATCTCTCAGATTCAGTTAAAGCTTGCTCTTGGGTGAATCCAAGATTGACTTCTGCATTATTATGTTTACGTATTTCAACATCTAATACAGATGAATGCTCACGAGGAAGCCCCGGAAGCCAGCCTGTTACTTTTTCTTTTTTGTCATAAACTTTAAGTTTACTCAAATGATCTTCCATAATCTCATCATCCGTTAAACTTACTTCACCAGTTTGAACATAACGAGACATTACCGATGCTGCACGTTTGGCTTGACCTACTGCATTTACAATTGTCATAGGACCGTATTCACAATCACCTGAGGCAAAGATGCCTTTACGTGATGTCATATAATCTTTACCATTTGTTTTAATAGTAGCCCATGAGGTCATCTCAATGTCCCACTCCTCAGGTAATAAATCCAAATCAGCTGATTGAGAAACAGCAGGAACAAGGTAATCTGCTTCTATCGTATAAGATTCACCTTCAATTTTTACAAGTTGTGCACGTCCTCCATTTGGATCAGGTACCAGCTCAAATTTGTCAATTAGAAGTTCTGTAAGAACATCATTTTCATCCGTTGTAATTTTATTTACAGCAGAATGGAAAAGAAATTCAACACCCTCTTCAACAGCTTCATGATACTCTTCATAAGTTGTATTGCGTATGATTGTCTTCTCATCACGGCGATAAATCATATAGACTTTTTTCGCATTTGCACGAATAGCACAACGCACAACATCCATAGATGTAAATCCACCACCGACACAAACAACTGTCTTACCAGTCAAATCCACATAGTCAGTTGTTAAAAGATTCTCTTCTTGTTCTTCTTTTGAAATTGTGTAACCATATTTTTCATAAAGATTCACTTTATCAAGAAAATCAATAGCTCCCCAGTAACCTTTAATCTCCGGTCTTTCATTTTCACAACGTACTTTTTTTGAAATCCTAGTACCAACAGCAACCATAGTAGCGTCATACTCTTTTTCAAATCTGCGCATATCATCTGCTGAAATTCTAGAATTTGTGATGAAATTTACACCCATATCGCGGACACATTCTATATCTTGATTATATTTATCGACAGGCATACGATATTCTGGAACACCAACGGCTACTTCACCGCCAAGAACAGGAAGGTCTTCATATACATCAACTTCTACACCCTCAGCTGCCAAATAGTAAGCAGTAGTGAGTCCTGCAGGACCTGCACCGATAACTGCTACTTTTTTATCAACCGGTGGTTTTTTCTCCATCGGATGAAAAAATTCGTATTCATGGTCTGTTTCCCAATCTGCACCCAAACGTTTAAGTGCCATGATTGAAATAGGCTCATCAAGATTTGTTCTACGACATGCATCTTCACACGGATGTGGACATACACGTCCACACGTATGTGCAAGCGGCATTGTTTGACGTGTCGCTTCAAGTGAATCATCAAAACGCAAATCTCTTACACCTTCAATATAACCCGGAATATCAACATGTGCAGGACAGGCATCCGTACACGGTGCTGTTATCTTAGCGATATAACCGATGGAATCATCATAATGTTTCGATTTTTTCTTCTCGTTGATACATTCTAAAAATGTTTCTTCAAAGTGTGTCATTAAATCTAAAATAGGATTCGGAACTGTTTTTCCAATCTCACACTTAGAAGTAATCTGCATACTTTTACCAATCTCTTTTAAGTGGTCTAAATCAGCTATTTCACCTTCACCACGAGCGATTTTATCAAGCTGGTCATATAAAATACGACCGCCCCATCTTCCAGGCGCACATCTTCCACATGCTTCTGAATAAACTTGATACTGTGCAGCATATTCCATTGCCAAACGGATAACATCCACATCCTCATTAAATAACGAAACACCGTCCCAGCCTATAAAAGCTTTTGAATCGCGGTGATCATCATATTGTGCTGGTAAATTATAAGCTGATTCTTCCCACTCTTCTTGAGGTTTGCCGATGTTATTAACAAGCTCACCATTCCAAGTAGAAAAATATACTTTGCTCACATTCAATTCCTATTTTTTTACTACGATAGTCCAGTCGACTTCGTTAAATTTTAATGAGTTATACAGTTCACACCCACACTCTTTTACTAAATCAGCACTTCTTTGAATCGGAGAAAAATCACCAATTTCAAAAAGGAATATTAATGTTTCCGTCGGCTTATGAGATTCTTCTAAAATCTCTTTCATACGAGGTTCAAAATTATCTTTCAAGTGTCTTAAATCATATCGTTTCATTATCTGTCAACCTCACCAAATACAATATTTGTAGTACCAATGATTGATACAACATCCGGAATATAGTGACCCGGTAAAAGGTCAGTGAGTATTCCTGTATGCCAAAATGACGGTGCGCGTAGTTTGAGTCTATAAGGATACGGTCCGCCTTGAGAATTAATGTAAAATCCGAGTTCACCTTTTGGTGATTCAGTTGGAACATATACTTCACCTACCGGTGGTCTCATACCTTGTGTTACAAGGACGAAATGCTGCATTAATGAGTAGTTTTGTGTCATAATATCAAGCTTAGGCGCTGAAATATACTTCGGCGCATGTGCCATTAATTCAGTCTGACCGTCTTTTTCACATTTTTCATACATCTCTATACATTGGTAAAGAATCTTCGCAGATTCTCTCATCTCTTCCATATAAA includes:
- a CDS encoding 2Fe-2S iron-sulfur cluster-binding protein produces the protein MSKIINFKIDGKDVSAAKGETILQAARKNDIYIPTMCYISKTTPCASCRICSVEVEGVDGFILSCNTPPTEGIEVKTNSAELEVERRNIMKLYDVNHPLECGVCDKSGECDLQNMTLEFNVSQQEFSARDQLKKVQDWGLINYDPALCIMCEKCVHVCNEVIGDDAIEVKFGGYSSVIIPKNAETLDCTFCGECIAVCPVGALVSSDFKYTANAWELSRVPSTCAHCSAGCALEYETRHSGINANDSIYRVKNNFEFNSLCGAGRFGFDFENRAGKDEVAFKKAVEAIKNANAIRFSSIITNEEAHILQLFKEKLGIKLFNEDARLYGEFMSAYSTVSGKLHHSGSMDAVKQADAVIVIGTRIATDNPMVRYAVRTASQHNGAKIVYAHPLEDTLMKNTATQFMKYEVGTEEGVMALLANELLKNSDVDEQTRAFLDDLDLGYLEAESNVGDDELTLMTKSFKRARNHVLVIGSDVFAHKRAKNIAKLAALIEKYTDFSLVIVPTEVNSAGVALTCKLDVDENISNVVAYNAEGDFIMSSLKDSDLAMPALNQVEGTVVNVDNQILPLNVALSFKGYTLNDIANALGLAKENTIDYTKELDTSKGFKSIAFDDLENFLTPHGEDKRGYILDEVLCEMDSKIEAIEDLPEFNGTVIYNCNPVLQFNEFTNKAHQLEKDTNLRGSAQFAAAARIADGDVIQISFASKTLQRVFKLDDELKGTIALNPTFDLGQDFSRYRFEKSKIVRVV
- a CDS encoding FAD-dependent oxidoreductase, giving the protein MSKVYFSTWNGELVNNIGKPQEEWEESAYNLPAQYDDHRDSKAFIGWDGVSLFNEDVDVIRLAMEYAAQYQVYSEACGRCAPGRWGGRILYDQLDKIARGEGEIADLDHLKEIGKSMQITSKCEIGKTVPNPILDLMTHFEETFLECINEKKKSKHYDDSIGYIAKITAPCTDACPAHVDIPGYIEGVRDLRFDDSLEATRQTMPLAHTCGRVCPHPCEDACRRTNLDEPISIMALKRLGADWETDHEYEFFHPMEKKPPVDKKVAVIGAGPAGLTTAYYLAAEGVEVDVYEDLPVLGGEVAVGVPEYRMPVDKYNQDIECVRDMGVNFITNSRISADDMRRFEKEYDATMVAVGTRISKKVRCENERPEIKGYWGAIDFLDKVNLYEKYGYTISKEEQEENLLTTDYVDLTGKTVVCVGGGFTSMDVVRCAIRANAKKVYMIYRRDEKTIIRNTTYEEYHEAVEEGVEFLFHSAVNKITTDENDVLTELLIDKFELVPDPNGGRAQLVKIEGESYTIEADYLVPAVSQSADLDLLPEEWDIEMTSWATIKTNGKDYMTSRKGIFASGDCEYGPMTIVNAVGQAKRAASVMSRYVQTGEVSLTDDEIMEDHLSKLKVYDKKEKVTGWLPGLPREHSSVLDVEIRKHNNAEVNLGFTQEQALTESERCMRCYYIAMVQA
- a CDS encoding NADH-ubiquinone oxidoreductase subunit E family protein, translated to MKRYDLRHLKDNFEPRMKEILEESHKPTETLIFLFEIGDFSPIQRSADLVKECGCELYNSLKFNEVDWTIVVKK